A window of Chryseobacterium shandongense genomic DNA:
AAAATTCCCGATGCGAGATTTCCCGGATCGGTCACTACCCATTGGGCTTTTGCTGACGGTGCCACGGCAAGCATTAGGGCCGTACACACCAGATACACTACTTTTTTCATTGTTCGTAAAATTTTAAATTGTTAATGACTATTGATTTTCTTGGTCCCGACGTTTCATCGCGATATGCTTGATGGCAAGTTCTACGTTGCCGCCGAGTTCCGAAGCAAGCTGCATGACCTCCAGCTTTTCGGTTTCCTCAGTCGTATAGGCGAGATATTCCTCAAGGCTCACTTCGGTAGCATATACCGCCGAGTGCGTTCCGCCCAAACCAATCCACACTTCCTTATAAAGCCGCGAAGGATCATTGTTCATATTGATGGAAAGTACCTGGCCTTTTTCCTTATCCGTAAGCCCGAGCATGGCCTGGATATCATCAAACTTGTTCATGTATTTACGCTGGTCCAAGAGGATTTTACAGTCGGAGTTGTTGATGATACTCTCCTTAACAATCGGTGACTGGATGATGTCATCTACCTCCTGTGTTACCACAATAGCTTCCCCGAAAAACTTACGGACTGTTTTAAATAAATACTTGATGTATTCAGCCATTCCTTCCTTCGCAATTGCTTTCCAGGCTTCTTCGATCAGGATAAGCTTGCGAATACCTTTGAGTCGGCGCATCTTGTTGATAAACACCTCCATAATAATGATGGTCACTACAGGGAAGAGGATCTTGTGGTCTTTAATCGCATCAATTTCAAATACAATAAAGCGCTTGGTAAGCAGGTCTAACTGCTTATCAGAGTTGAGCAGGTAATCATACTCGCCGCCTTTGTAGTAAGGTTCGAGAACATTGAGGAAGTTGGCAATATCAAAATCCTTTTCCCGGACTTGCTTATCTTCCAATACCTTGCGGTAATCACGCTGCACATACTCGTAAAAGCTGTTGAAAGACGGACGTGTGTCGGTATGTTTTACTCGCTCAATGTACCCGCTTACGGCGTTGGAAAGGGCCACTTCCTCCGAACGAGTCGGCGGCTCATCATCCCTTTTCCAAAGTGTTAGGATGAGGGTTTTAATACTTTCCCGCTTTTCAATGTCAAACACGCCATCATCGGTATAGAAAGGATTAAAGGCGATCGGGTTCTCTTCTGTATAGGTAAAGTATACCCCGTCTTCACCTTTGGTCTTACCCTTAATCAGTTCGCATAAGCCCTGATAAGAATTACCTGTATCTACGAGCAATACGTGGGCACCCTGCTCATAATACTGCCGTACCATATGGTTGGTAAAGAATGATTTGCCGCTACCTGACGGCCCCAAGATAAACTTGTTTCGGTTTGTGATAATCCCGCGCTTCATAGGAAGATCGGAAATATCCAAATGGATAGGTTTTCCCGTCAGGCGATCAGCCATCTTGATACCGAACGGCGAAGGGGAATTGTGGTAGTTGGTTTCTTCGGTAAAGAAGCATAGTGCCGGTTCGATGAACGTATAAAAGCTTTCCTCGCTCGGAAAATCAGCCGCATTTCCCGGCATTCCCGCCCAATACAGTGTAGCCACATCCGTTGTGTTATGACGTGGCTTACATTCCATCAAGGCTAGTGCGCTCCCGCAATCATTCTTAAGCTGTTTGAGTTCCCTTGAATCCTCGGACCAGGCCATCAAATTGAAGTGTGCACGGATGGAGGACAGCCCGAAGCTGTGTGCTTCATTCAGGTATTTTTCGATCCACTCTTTATTGATCTGGTTGGCGCGGCTGTACCGTGCAAGGGAATGCATGTTCCTGGCAGACTTTTCAAACTTTTGCAGGTTCGATTCACTGTTATCCAAAAACAGATATTGGTTGTAGATATGGTTGCAGCTTAGCAGCAAACCCACAGGTGCAGCGAACGACAGCCGGCAATCGCTTCGGTCCGTAGATAATTTTTCGTAGCGTGTATCTGCCGATACTGTTGCAGGCAAATCATCCGTATCCGAAAGCGTATGTAGACTTAACCTTTTGTTCCCAATGCGGACCTCTTCAGTGCCCAGCGCAATATCCTGCATCGCTGTTCCTGCTTCCCTTGAAAGCGTCAGATATTGCTCCAACAGTCCTTGCGTTTCGTCTGTGCCGATGATATCTTCTTCGGTTAGGCGTTTCAGCCTTACAAAACCGCTATCGTTCACGATGCGCTCAAACTGTTCCACCGCTTCCATGAAGCGGTGGATGGTTTCCTTGTTCCTGATTTCCTTTGGAATCAAAGAACCTTTACAAAGCGAACTGAAGTTGCTTTGCATCCGCATTCTTTCCTTCGTCGTCTTGGTCAAAAACAGGTAACAATAGTGGTTCAGAAATGGGCGCTCGTTAAAGTGTCGCTCAAATGATTTCGATAAAAAACCCTGTTCGTCCTTAGTCAAATCCGGAGCATAGCTTTCCTTGATGTACCAATCCTGCTTATGGACTACCGTAAAATCTGGCAGCGTTTTAATTGCCTTATGCCATGCAGAATGAATCGCTTCATATTCCGCAGAGGCTACCGTGAACAATTCCGGCAGATACACCTCAAAGCAGGCGGTAATGTCAGCATCTTTAGAGAGAATGCAGTTATTCTCCACGGCCATTAATGGAAACTTATGTTCCAGTGCGGTGGTCTTCGATACATTTCTCATAGGGGCTTCTGTTTAGGGGTGAATTTTAAATAGCGGTGTACTGCTCTGCGGCAGATGATGAAGCGGGGATGCCTTTTCTTAGCAGCGAGTTTCATCAGGCCGTGTTCACCATACTTGCCGTTCAGTGAAAAGGTCTGCCACACAATGAGCGAAGCGCCGCTTGTACCTAAAAAGATGCAGAGGTAAGAATTGACGCCTGTCATGTAAAGGATCATTACCAGGATCAGCGTAGCCAGCAATCCACCCGCGAAGATGAACAGATACTGTGCCTTTAAACCTTTGAACTCCACGGTTCTTCCAATGCCTTTGTTGATATTGTAATTCATAACGCAGGACATTAAAGAAAGAATGAACGCAGGATCGTAGCGGCCACAATCAGGAAGATACACGCACCGAACCACGAAGCCGCAGTCTTCGATGTATCGGGGTCGCCGGAGCTAAACTTGTTGTACACCTTAACCCCGCCGATCAGACCAACCACCGCGCCAATAGCATAGATGAGCTTCGTCGCGGGATCAAAATATGAGGTGACCATCTGTGTCGCCTCATTAATGCCGGATGCCCCATTGCCTTGGGCAAAGGCACCCACTGCAGACAGCATAGCAAGTGCCGTCAGCAAAACTTTTTTTCGCTGTTTTTTCATAATTGAAACACATGATTTTGTTACTGTTGACCCGCGCTTTGCGAGCCTCGGAACAAAGGTGTTTCAGAAAGAGAAGCGACCTGACAAAGTGGTAGTCTGTGGAATTGTTTGGCGGTGAGTGGCGGGAATAAACAAAACTTAGGCTGTTTCTACTTCTAGAAACAGCCTAAGTTTGCTGTAATTTATCAAGCTAATTTGAGCTTAAAGATTCTCTAATTGTTCGAAAGGTAGCTAGAGCACTTTCCATGTTCTCAAGTATGTCGTCCATCAGAATATCAGGCTCAGGAAGATTATCCAAGTCAATCAAATTATTATCTTTAAGCCAGAAAATATCCAGGTTTGTTTTATCCCGTTCGATAATTTCTTCATAAGAATATTTACGCCAGCGACCGATAGGATTATTAATAGACCAAGATTCTTCTCTTTTACTCTCAGAACCTATTTTATAATTCTTTATAAAATCTTCTAGATGCTTAAATGTTATTGGATTATTTTTTGGAGTATGATGGATGTTGGTACGATAATCATAAAACCAAATTTCTTTTGTTCCATTATCTTCAGATTGTTTCTTTTTCTCAAAAAATAAAACGTTCGACTTTACTCCCTGTGCATAAAATATACCTGTAGGCAATCTTAAAATAGTATGTAAGTTTGTCTCTTCAAGAAGTTTTTTACGAATGATTTCACCTGCGCCACCCTCAAATAAAACATTATCAGGAAGTACTACTGCAGCTCTCCCGTTTTCTTGTAACATCGATACTATATGTTGTAAAAATGCTAGCTGTTTATTGCTTGTAGTAACCCAAAAATCTTTACGTAAAAAATAGCCATCTTTCTCAGCTTGATTCTCATCTATAGTAGGTATATCGCTACTACTTTTTCCAAAAGGTGGATTCGCCAATACAATTTTTACTTTGGGAACGTCTTTATTAACCTTTTGAGGATTTAAACTATCAGACACCTGTACATCTGGTGTTTTTTGTAAATCACCAATTCCATGCAAATATAAATTCATTAAACATAACCTTGCAGTAGCTTTTTCGATTTCCCATCCATGGAATGTGTCAAATTTTAAGAAATTTTCTTGGTCTACCGCTAGCTTGTTATTTAGTCGAATATAATTTAATGCCCCTAAGAAGAAGCCTCCTGTACCACAAGATGGATCTGCGATGGTTTCACCTGGAATCGGATTGATACACTCTACCATTGCCTGTATAACAGGTCTTGGTGTAAAATACTGGCCTGCACCACTATTTTCTGCATTTTTCTGCAATAAGGTCTCATAAATTTCCCCTTTGATATCAGAATCTGTGGACGACCAATTATCCTCATCAATAAGTTGAAGTAATCTTTTCAGCTTTACAGAATCATGTATTTTATTTTGAGCACTGGCAAATATCTTTCCTAGCATTCCTCCTAATTCTGACAGCGTTTTTAATACTTGCTCGTATTGTTCTAAAAGTGCTCCTCCAGAATTAGAAACTAACTCTTTCCAATTACATACGTCTGGTAAGTTGTATTTATTCTTGTTCTCATCTGCCATTTTTAAAAATAGCAAGTAAGTCAATTGCTCCAAATAGTCATTATACCCCAAGCCGTCATCACGAAGAGTATCACAGTAAGACCATATTTTTTGTGCTATATTATTCATAGTTAATTAATTATTTTGATATAACCTCATATAGTCCGTCCAACCATTTATAATCTTGCTTCTTATGTCTCACATAAGCAAACACAACAGAAGAATAGGGTTTGTTGTGTCTCGACAAATTAAATATTGTATTGTAACACTGCTCTATATATGTTTCGCGGAGTTTTTGAGGTATTGCCTTATTTTTATAATAATTATGAGCTAACTCTATCTCATTTTTACAAGCTTCCCAGATTTCCTTTCTCTTTTGAACTAATGGCGTATGGTTCAATCCATAAAAATAAATTGAAAGAGAGGCTCGTCTAAAATTGAAATCATCATCATCGGGATCAGCGTTTTCTATTGCATCTCCATTTTCATCAAAAGAGATATATTGAGTATCTCTAGGAACAATAGGATCAAGCAAGTAAGTAGTCTCGCAACCACAATGATTATCATAAGGAACAGCTATTACTCCTCCATTATCTAAATCGAGCGGGAAAAAATTACCCTTTCCGTATGGCTTCCCATCAATTTTAAAACGATCACGCCTAACCTTGTTAACAAGAGTCCCGGCTAACCTAAAGTTTTTCCAATAATATGATAGCCACCAATAACCGTCGCTTCTTATGATTTTTCCATCTTCGTTTTTGGATTTTAATTTCGGCCTATAATGTTCTATTTCCCATTCGCTGGAATTTGATGGAGATTCTGAATACCAACATTTTCCATGAGATAAATTAGATAAAGCTGGATATAGTCTTGCCCAATGATTATGTCTATTTAAATATTTCCTTCGAGCAGAGTGTGACATTTTCTTAAGCTTTTCTAAATGTAACTCTGCTTCTTTTTCCCATTTGGAAAACGCTCCATTACCATGAATTTTATCATACTCGAAGGATAAACTATTGATGTCAATTGCTCTCATTTGGAAACCGCTCTTTTGTTAATTTTTCAATTATGGCATCACTAAGCTTTTTTAGTTCATGTTCTTCATCCTCCGTAAATTCTACTTTTTGAAAGAGTGGATGTTCTGATATAGATTCAAGGTATCGGGTATACCAAGGATCATAAGTTGAATCGTTAAATCCTGAATCTTCTATTTCATTGTGAATTTGATTATATTCACTCAATTCATCTTCACTTGCTTTTCCATTTTCTATTTTAAATAGTAGATATCTTTTTCTGTTTAATTTCAATTGCATATACTTACTAAGAACAGAAGGGAGGCCAAATAATTCACTTCTTAAAATACTTACAATATCCATTGAGCGCGGATCAATTGAAGGCTCTTCTATTTCTAAACCTTCTTCTTTTAACCTAAAGATTCTAACCTCTTCTTTCTTTAAGCTACCTATAACAAGTGGATCGTGGGTATTAAGTATAATTTGCGTACTTGCCGGTCTATCTACTACCTTGTCTAAAAATTCTAAATACCTCCATTTCCAAAGAGGATTTAAATGAGTATCTGGTTCATCGAGTAAAATCAATGAATCCTCATCTTTTGTAAATTTCAACAGTCCAAGAACAGTTAGTAATTGTTGTTCTCCTTCACTTAGTTCTTTAAATGTAATACTGCCATCTACATTTTTCTTTTTTACTTTTATGCGAACCTCTGATATAAGTTTAGATATATAAGTACTCTCTAGTGCTTTAAATAAAGCGGTATTGCTTGTGTACGTGTTGGCTAATTCTTTTAATTTATCCTTACCTTTCAGAAATAAATATAATTGTTCTTGTGGATCATACTCATCAAAATCTAAGCGTACATCCTGGTGGTGATAAATAGGGGCTAGTGATAAATCCCATAATTTATCAAGAAATGGTCTCACCAAGCCTTTGGCTGTCCAAAAGATATCATCGGGATTTTCTTTTATTCTATTTTTCGCCCATCCGGGCATTTTTAGTATAAAAAGAATTGATTCTATGTCTTCAATATGAAGAAAATCTCTAAGGAACTCAATACTTTCTTCTTCTTCATGTGTAAAATATGCTAATAGTACGAAGTAAGAATGTACTAGCTGAACATAAAAGAGTTTTCTTAACGTATCTAATTCCTCTTCTCTAAAATCGTCACTGATTATTTTATCATAGAATTTTTTCTGATGATCCCAAAAGTGCTCTTTTAATTTGTTGCTTAATCCGGAGTAATATGTGAAAACATATTTAGGCTGATAATCAGATTTTCCCGTGTCGGAAAAAAAAGATTTAAAAGTCTGCTTTTCACCATTTACCAAGATTTTATAATTCCCTTCATCATATGTAATATCCACTTTACTTTCTTTTATCTTATAAATGATATTATAATTAAAACTCGGGGCTTCTCTTTTAGCCTGGGTGCTTAGGTCAAGATATTTGAAAATGAGAACTAATGCCTCTATAAAATTTGATTTACCAGATGCGTTCTTGCCCAGCAAAACGGTTTTCATTTCCTTTTCGTCAAGGTCTATAGTGAACTCTTTTAAGTTCTTATAGTCTTTTATATAAACTTTATCAATTCTCATTTTTGTCAACTAAATTTAGGAATGAGTCTTTTCCATTTCTAGCTATTTCTTCTACAGTGCCTTCTTCAACATATCTTTTTAATTCTGCATAGAATCCATCTATATCGTCTTTCATATCAGAGCTCTGCCATATTTTATAAGTAGAAACAGGCACATCACTTTCTTTTAATAGCTCAACGATTGTTTTAAGTTTATCAGTCATAATAGTGCTTTTTGGTAAAGATTTCTTTCTTATTACTTTGTCAGACAAATATGAATCAATTTCTTTTTTGATGTTTTCTAGTAATGCGCAGGCTGATTCTTCGTGAATGTTTTGGTATGTTAATTTTCCTTCAAAAGCATGTCTCAGAATAACTTTTTCTAATACTTCTAATTTTTCAAGAGACTCACTGACCCAACTATTGATTTTGTCGGCATTTGAAAAATGGTGGTCTATTATTCTCACAATTTCCGCCTGTTCTTCAACTGAGCACAGAGGAATTTGATAATCAGATATTTTATCAAAAGATACCCTTGGGCGATCACCCGAAGATCTTTCTGAAGCAAAAGCTACAAAATCCATCGAATGCAATTTATATTTTAAATAATCCGGTAATATCCTCTCGGAGCATTCTAATGTTAGAAATTCACCTGAACAGGCTCCTTCAAAATCAGCCTTCCAAACCTTATTCAAATAAGGTCTCATTCTTCCATATAAGACATGTTCTTTTGTAAAATAGATTGCAGAGCTTTTGTAGTCTGAAAAATTATGAATAGTAGAAGGATATAAGGTATTAGGCTCTATACTATCCAAACCAATAAATTTTAGCTTTGACTCACTTGAAGCTTTAAGTCTTTTGGGTTTATGGCTAATAGTTTTAGATAATTCTTCATAATGCCATCCTGCAGGTAAAGTATCGTTAGTATTATTATCAGGGATTTCTGAACGCCATTTTTTGGTAAGTTGGCCGTTATAAGCAGTTTTGAGTATTGACTGTCTATAAACTTTTAATTGATTTAAAATTATAATTAATTGTTCTTTGCTTTTTTCAAGACCGCTTAGTTTTTCTTCAAGCTTTAAAACAATTCTTTTTTGTTCATTAATGCCGCATAATGGAAGTGATATATTCGAAAGAGAATTTGCATTAACATTGGGTTGTCCACTTCCAATAGCTTTGACGCTAATTTGTCTCCAATAATTCACACTTTGAAAGAAGAAATATATATATTTTGAACTAAGCTGTTTTGATAAATTTATACGAATTAAATATGAAGCGAATACAGCTTTAGGTATATTTTTAGGAATCAAAAAACTTTTACCAACTGTCGCTCCTGTTCTTGCAAAAACAATATCGTTTTCCTTTAATTCATATTTTTCAACATCGTCAGG
This region includes:
- a CDS encoding TraG family conjugative transposon ATPase → MRNVSKTTALEHKFPLMAVENNCILSKDADITACFEVYLPELFTVASAEYEAIHSAWHKAIKTLPDFTVVHKQDWYIKESYAPDLTKDEQGFLSKSFERHFNERPFLNHYCYLFLTKTTKERMRMQSNFSSLCKGSLIPKEIRNKETIHRFMEAVEQFERIVNDSGFVRLKRLTEEDIIGTDETQGLLEQYLTLSREAGTAMQDIALGTEEVRIGNKRLSLHTLSDTDDLPATVSADTRYEKLSTDRSDCRLSFAAPVGLLLSCNHIYNQYLFLDNSESNLQKFEKSARNMHSLARYSRANQINKEWIEKYLNEAHSFGLSSIRAHFNLMAWSEDSRELKQLKNDCGSALALMECKPRHNTTDVATLYWAGMPGNAADFPSEESFYTFIEPALCFFTEETNYHNSPSPFGIKMADRLTGKPIHLDISDLPMKRGIITNRNKFILGPSGSGKSFFTNHMVRQYYEQGAHVLLVDTGNSYQGLCELIKGKTKGEDGVYFTYTEENPIAFNPFYTDDGVFDIEKRESIKTLILTLWKRDDEPPTRSEEVALSNAVSGYIERVKHTDTRPSFNSFYEYVQRDYRKVLEDKQVREKDFDIANFLNVLEPYYKGGEYDYLLNSDKQLDLLTKRFIVFEIDAIKDHKILFPVVTIIIMEVFINKMRRLKGIRKLILIEEAWKAIAKEGMAEYIKYLFKTVRKFFGEAIVVTQEVDDIIQSPIVKESIINNSDCKILLDQRKYMNKFDDIQAMLGLTDKEKGQVLSINMNNDPSRLYKEVWIGLGGTHSAVYATEVSLEEYLAYTTEETEKLEVMQLASELGGNVELAIKHIAMKRRDQENQ
- a CDS encoding DUF4133 domain-containing protein, yielding MNYNINKGIGRTVEFKGLKAQYLFIFAGGLLATLILVMILYMTGVNSYLCIFLGTSGASLIVWQTFSLNGKYGEHGLMKLAAKKRHPRFIICRRAVHRYLKFTPKQKPL
- a CDS encoding DUF4134 domain-containing protein, coding for MKKQRKKVLLTALAMLSAVGAFAQGNGASGINEATQMVTSYFDPATKLIYAIGAVVGLIGGVKVYNKFSSGDPDTSKTAASWFGACIFLIVAATILRSFFL
- a CDS encoding type I restriction-modification system subunit M, whose translation is MNNIAQKIWSYCDTLRDDGLGYNDYLEQLTYLLFLKMADENKNKYNLPDVCNWKELVSNSGGALLEQYEQVLKTLSELGGMLGKIFASAQNKIHDSVKLKRLLQLIDEDNWSSTDSDIKGEIYETLLQKNAENSGAGQYFTPRPVIQAMVECINPIPGETIADPSCGTGGFFLGALNYIRLNNKLAVDQENFLKFDTFHGWEIEKATARLCLMNLYLHGIGDLQKTPDVQVSDSLNPQKVNKDVPKVKIVLANPPFGKSSSDIPTIDENQAEKDGYFLRKDFWVTTSNKQLAFLQHIVSMLQENGRAAVVLPDNVLFEGGAGEIIRKKLLEETNLHTILRLPTGIFYAQGVKSNVLFFEKKKQSEDNGTKEIWFYDYRTNIHHTPKNNPITFKHLEDFIKNYKIGSESKREESWSINNPIGRWRKYSYEEIIERDKTNLDIFWLKDNNLIDLDNLPEPDILMDDILENMESALATFRTIRESLSSN
- a CDS encoding AAA family ATPase: MRIDKVYIKDYKNLKEFTIDLDEKEMKTVLLGKNASGKSNFIEALVLIFKYLDLSTQAKREAPSFNYNIIYKIKESKVDITYDEGNYKILVNGEKQTFKSFFSDTGKSDYQPKYVFTYYSGLSNKLKEHFWDHQKKFYDKIISDDFREEELDTLRKLFYVQLVHSYFVLLAYFTHEEEESIEFLRDFLHIEDIESILFILKMPGWAKNRIKENPDDIFWTAKGLVRPFLDKLWDLSLAPIYHHQDVRLDFDEYDPQEQLYLFLKGKDKLKELANTYTSNTALFKALESTYISKLISEVRIKVKKKNVDGSITFKELSEGEQQLLTVLGLLKFTKDEDSLILLDEPDTHLNPLWKWRYLEFLDKVVDRPASTQIILNTHDPLVIGSLKKEEVRIFRLKEEGLEIEEPSIDPRSMDIVSILRSELFGLPSVLSKYMQLKLNRKRYLLFKIENGKASEDELSEYNQIHNEIEDSGFNDSTYDPWYTRYLESISEHPLFQKVEFTEDEEHELKKLSDAIIEKLTKERFPNESN
- a CDS encoding restriction endonuclease subunit S, which encodes MKEQQEKYELPKGWIWVKIEDISLRIHYGYTASATNENTGIKLLRITDIQDNKVKWERVPFCDINPDDVEKYELKENDIVFARTGATVGKSFLIPKNIPKAVFASYLIRINLSKQLSSKYIYFFFQSVNYWRQISVKAIGSGQPNVNANSLSNISLPLCGINEQKRIVLKLEEKLSGLEKSKEQLIIILNQLKVYRQSILKTAYNGQLTKKWRSEIPDNNTNDTLPAGWHYEELSKTISHKPKRLKASSESKLKFIGLDSIEPNTLYPSTIHNFSDYKSSAIYFTKEHVLYGRMRPYLNKVWKADFEGACSGEFLTLECSERILPDYLKYKLHSMDFVAFASERSSGDRPRVSFDKISDYQIPLCSVEEQAEIVRIIDHHFSNADKINSWVSESLEKLEVLEKVILRHAFEGKLTYQNIHEESACALLENIKKEIDSYLSDKVIRKKSLPKSTIMTDKLKTIVELLKESDVPVSTYKIWQSSDMKDDIDGFYAELKRYVEEGTVEEIARNGKDSFLNLVDKNEN